One Pectobacterium polaris DNA window includes the following coding sequences:
- the znuB gene encoding zinc ABC transporter permease subunit ZnuB, translating into MIELLFPGWLAGILLAIAAGPLGSFVVWRRMSYFGDTLAHASLLGVAFGLLLNINLFAAVIAVTLILALGLVWLERRPYLAIDTLLGIMAHSALSLGLVVVSLMNNVRVDLMAYLFGDLLSVTTEDLWVIGAGVIVVVAIMCWQWRALLSMTISPELAHVDGVKLQRTKLLLMLTTALTIGIAMKFVGALIITSLLIIPAASARRFARTPEQMASIAIIVGMIAVTGGLAFSAGYNTPAGPSVVLCASLLFIISLIKRQPA; encoded by the coding sequence ATGATAGAACTGCTGTTTCCCGGTTGGCTGGCAGGAATTTTGCTGGCGATTGCGGCTGGCCCGCTCGGTTCGTTCGTCGTCTGGCGACGGATGTCTTACTTCGGCGACACGCTGGCGCACGCGTCTTTACTCGGCGTCGCCTTCGGCCTGCTGCTGAACATCAACCTGTTTGCTGCCGTTATTGCCGTGACGCTCATTCTGGCGTTGGGGCTTGTCTGGCTTGAGCGACGCCCCTATCTGGCTATCGATACGCTGCTCGGCATCATGGCACACAGCGCGCTGTCACTTGGATTGGTGGTCGTCAGCCTGATGAATAACGTGCGCGTGGACTTGATGGCTTATCTGTTTGGCGATTTGCTCTCTGTCACAACAGAGGATCTGTGGGTTATCGGCGCTGGTGTTATCGTTGTTGTGGCCATTATGTGCTGGCAATGGCGCGCACTACTTTCTATGACAATCAGCCCAGAACTGGCGCACGTCGATGGCGTGAAGCTACAACGCACCAAGCTGCTCTTGATGCTGACCACCGCATTAACGATTGGTATCGCCATGAAATTTGTTGGTGCGCTGATCATTACGTCACTGCTGATTATTCCCGCCGCCAGCGCCAGACGCTTCGCACGGACGCCGGAACAAATGGCGAGTATCGCGATTATTGTGGGAATGATTGCCGTAACGGGCGGTTTGGCCTTTTCAGCTGGCTACAATACGCCCGCTGGGCCGTCGGTGGTGCTGTGCGCATCGCTGCTGT
- the znuC gene encoding zinc ABC transporter ATP-binding protein ZnuC → MSTLVSLNNISVTFGSRKVLSDISLTLQAGRILTLLGPNGAGKSTLVRVVLGLLSPTSGSLVRDPALRIGYVPQKLHLDTTLPLTVSRFMQLRPGVKKQDILPALKRVQAAHLLEQPMQKLSGGETQRVLLARALLNQPQLLVLDEPTQGVDVNGQLALYDLINQLRQEFHCGVLMVSHDLHLVMAKTDEVLCLNQHVCCSGTPEVVSLHPEFLAMFGHRGAEQLAIYRHHHNHRHDLQGRIILKRQGGNDA, encoded by the coding sequence ATGTCCACATTGGTATCACTTAATAATATTTCAGTTACATTTGGCAGCCGCAAGGTTCTGTCAGATATCTCTCTTACCTTGCAGGCAGGTCGAATTCTGACGCTGCTCGGGCCGAATGGCGCAGGGAAATCGACGCTGGTGCGCGTGGTATTGGGTCTACTGTCCCCCACCTCCGGTTCGCTAGTCCGCGATCCTGCACTGCGTATCGGCTACGTTCCGCAGAAGCTGCATCTGGATACCACCCTGCCCTTGACCGTCAGCCGTTTTATGCAACTGCGCCCCGGCGTGAAAAAGCAGGATATTTTACCGGCACTTAAGCGGGTTCAGGCTGCGCATCTGCTGGAACAGCCGATGCAGAAACTTTCCGGTGGCGAAACCCAACGCGTGCTGTTGGCGCGTGCGTTGCTCAACCAGCCCCAACTGCTGGTATTGGATGAACCGACACAGGGTGTCGACGTCAATGGGCAACTGGCGCTGTACGATCTCATTAACCAATTACGGCAGGAATTTCACTGCGGCGTGCTGATGGTGTCGCACGATCTTCATTTGGTGATGGCGAAAACTGACGAAGTTCTTTGCCTCAATCAACATGTTTGCTGCTCCGGCACACCCGAGGTCGTTTCGCTTCATCCCGAATTTTTAGCAATGTTCGGGCACCGCGGCGCAGAGCAATTGGCGATTTACCGCCACCATCATAATCATCGTCACGATCTACAAGGACGTATCATTTTGAAGAGACAAGGTGGAAACGACGCATGA